In Aedes albopictus strain Foshan chromosome 3, AalbF5, whole genome shotgun sequence, the following are encoded in one genomic region:
- the LOC109414160 gene encoding cyclin-J — MEIFRSNPTLSRLFEENCTEYSDEIIWVLQEAELNRLTLRYISPQITFRSILVELIREVGQQQNLRRTTVHLAIYLMDSFMDNHNIAQNRLKLTALSCILLAAKIEENEPKVPTLERMNKLLKPKCPLSDFVVLEVVLLKFFNWHLLIPTTAVFVEYWLLHIVSKVDFGPSVNEDQYFERRSRAAELVLEFLDVTLLDITMTNVRPSLLAAACMAATRAILSVKRTWNNSMIKLTGYTYDEICFLMRALMNGRACLISDTISRKRTILDSGYMTDPDQEYDDDDDQDDVMAVPDDVSSADDDVVFVCKSKRARLE; from the exons ATGGAGATATTTCGGAGTAACCCGACG CTTTCCCGACTTTTCGAGGAAAATTGTACGGAGTACAGCGACGAAATAATATGGGTGCTACAGGAAGCGGAACTGAATAGATTGACGCTGCGCTACATCTCGCCTCAAATCACATTTCGATCCATCCTGGTGGAGCTGATTCGGGAAGTTGGCCAACAGCAGAATCTACGAAGGACAACCGTCCACTTGG CTATTTACCTGATGGATAGCTTCATGGATAACCACAATATTGCCCAAAATAGACTCAAACTGACTGCGCTAAGTTGCATCTTGCTGGCAGCCAAAATCGAGGAAAACGAACCCAAAGTCCCCACGCTGGAAAGGATGAACAAACTGCTTAAGCCGAAGTGTCCTCTGTCGGATTTTGTGGTGCTCGAAGTAGTGCTGTTGAAGTTCTTCAATTGGCACCTGCTGATCCCTACGACGGCCGTTTTCGTCGAATACTGGCTGTTGCACATAGTTTCGAAGGTCGATTTCGGGCCATCGGTGAACGAGGATCAGTACTTCGAACGGCGGTCTCGAGCCGCCGAACTGGTGTTGGAGTTTTTGGATGTGACCCTGTTGGACATTACGATGACCAATGTGCGCCCTTCGTTGCTGGCCGCCGCCTGTATGGCCGCGACCCGAGCCATACTGTCGGTGAAAAGGACCTGGAACAACAGCATGATCAAACTCACAGGGTACACGTACGACGAAATATGCTTCCTGATGCGAGCGCTGATGAACGGTCGGGCATGTCTCATCTCGGATACGATTAGTCGCAAGCGAACGATTCTCGACTCCGGATACATGACAGATCCGGACCAAGagtacgacgatgatgatgatcagGACGACGTTATGGCGGTGCCGGACGATGTTTCCAGCGCAGATGACGACGTGGTGTTCGTCTGTAAAAGCAAACGTGCCCGGTTGGAATGA